A genomic window from Solanum stenotomum isolate F172 chromosome 10, ASM1918654v1, whole genome shotgun sequence includes:
- the LOC125842695 gene encoding uncharacterized protein LOC125842695 has product MRVKKQKRHRRAVRFYTACFGFREPFKIFCDGTFVHHLVVNRITPADTALTNILGAPVKLFTTRCVLAELKSLGASYQEALNAANNLFTARCEHETRKSAEDCITEVIGENNSEHFFVATQDADLRRSLQKIPGVPVIFGLRNALFLEQPSSFQREFAKSSEEERLHMTDLEYNMLSQRKKRRLSDDKQGDSSDDASEEKIDDVSQAQIINTNVKRNGSDVKDKVRFKRKKAKGPNPLSVKKKKKKSVDTNFTTSGKENKNGEGTVRSRKRSRKRTRKNVVEGNA; this is encoded by the exons ATGAGGGTGAAAAAGCAGAAGCGGCATAGGAGAGCTGTGAGGTTTTACACAGCTTGTTTTGGGTTTAGAGAGCCGTTTAAAATCTTCTGTGATGGAACATTTGTGCATCATCTTGTTGTTAATCGCATAACACCTGCTGATACTGCATTGACAAATATTCTAGGTGCCCCAGTTAAACTATTTACCACAAG ATGCGTTCTTGCGGAGTTGAAGAGCCTTGGTGCTTCCTATCAGGAAGCACTGAATGCAGCTAATAACCTTTTTACTGCACG ATGCGAGCATGAGACGCGGAAAAGTGCTGAAGATTGCATAACTGAAGTTATTGGGGAGAACAACTCTGAACACTTTTTTGTTGCTACTCAAGATGCTGATTTGCGTAGAAGTCTTCAAAAG ATACCTGGTGTGCCCGTAATTTTTGGTCTGAGGAATGCATTATTTCTCGAACAACCATCATCATTTCAACGTGAATTTGCCAAATCTTCTGAAGAAGAACGTCTTCATATGACTGACCTGGAGTACAATATGCTTAGTCAAAGGAAAAAGAGGAGATTGTCCGATGACAAACAAGGGGATTCTTCTGATGATGCATCTGAGGAAAAGATAGATGATGTTTCACAGGCTCAGATTATCAATACAAATGTTAAGAGGAATGGAAGTGATGTCAAGGATAAAGTTCGCTTCAAGAGAAAGAAAGCTAAG GGTCCAAATCCACTCTCtgtcaagaagaagaaaaagaagtctGTGGATACAAATTTTACAACCTCGGGAAAG GAAAACAAGAATGGTGAGGGAACTGTGAGAAGCAGGAAGAGATCAAGGAAGAGGACGCGCAAAAATGTTGTAGAAGGAAATGCTTAG